The stretch of DNA CCTCTACGGTATTATCGTTTAAGTTGAGATGGGACACTGCAACATCCGGCGGCAGCGATTCGGCAGCCACTGCAAAACCATGATTCTGAGATGTGATATACACCCGGCCGCTGACCAAATCCTTAACCGGGTGGTTGGCGCCCCGATGACCAAACTTTAATTTGTAGGTTTTCCCTCCCACAGCCAGACCAAGAATTTGATGGCCCAGGCATATGCCGAAAATCGGCAGCTGACCGATGAGCTGCTTGACGGTTTGAATGGCATAGGGCACGTCGGTGGGGTCGCCGGGACCGTTGGACAGCATAACTCCCTGGGGATTTAAAGCCAGTATGTCCGCCGCAGCGGTGGTGGGCGGCAGCACAATCACTTCACAACCGCGGTTATTAAGACAGCGAATAATATTGGCTTTAGCACCAAAATCCAGCAATGCTATCCGGGGTCCGCTGCCGGGCACCGTGTAAATTTCCTTGGTAGCTACGGTGGGCACCAGCTCCTGTCCGGAAATTGGCGGGCATGATTTGGCTTTTTCTACCAGTTCACGGGGGTCGACCGCTCCGGTGCATATTACACCGCGCATGGTACCGTAGTTGCGAATACGCCTGGTCAAAGCCCGGGTGTCAATGCCGGCAATACCGATGATACCCTGCCGGGCCAGAAATTCATCTATTTTATTGCTGACCCGCCAGTTGCTGGGGCGGTAACAGGCTTCTTTAACCACAAAGCCCCGCACAAAAGAACTCTTAGCCTCAAAATCATCTTTATTAATGCCGTAATTACCAATCAGCGGGTAAGTCATTACCACTATTTGACCGCAATAGGAGGGATCGGTTAACACCTCTTGATAACCGGTCATGCCGGTATTAAATACCACTTCTCCCCATTGTTCGCCGCCGGCACCAAAACCCGTGCCGGCATATACAGTTCCGTCTTCCAAGGCTAAATATGCTTGCATGATGCAAAGACACCTCCGTCAAGTTGCTTCTTTGTATAATTATACATTAAACTGTATAATTATCTAGTATTGATTTACACCAGGAGTTGTCTTTCTTGCATAACAACCCTGCCCTTTACCATCGTCAGTACCGGCAAGCCGGTTAATTTCCATCTGGCAAAAGGCGTGTTTTTGCTTTTGCTTTGCAATTTGGCAGGGTCCACCACTTCACTGCAGTGGGGATCAATTACGGTAATGTCTGCCTCTGTGCCGGGCAGCAGTCTGCCGCCGGGCAGCCCCAGCACCTGTCTGGGATGCCAGCTCAGTTTGGCCACCGCCTGGGGTACGGTAAGCACCCCCGGCTGCACCAGCCGGGTAAATACCAGTCCTACGGCGGTTTCCAGGCCAATCATGCCGTTGGGCGCATAGGCAAACTCTACATCTTTTTCGTGGTAAGCATGGGGAGCATGATCGGTGGCAATAACATCTATGGTGCCGTCCCGCAGCCCCTCCTGCACAGCCGCCACATCCTCCTGCCGGCGCAAAGGCGGGTTTACTTTTGCGTTGGTATTAAATCCCTGCACTGCCTCATCCGTCAGTGTAAAATGATGGGGCGTAGCCTCAGCAGTAACTCTGACCCCCCTTGCTTTGGCCTCCCGCACCAGCCGCACACTGCCCCGGGTGCTAAGGTGAGCAATATGCAGCCGGCAGCCGGTGGCCTCAGCCAGCAGGATATCCCTGGCTACCATTACTTCTTCGGCAGCCGGGGGTATCCCTTTTAACCCCAGCATGGCGGCAACAGCCCCTTCATGCATTTGACCGTCAGCAGCCAGGTTTACATCCTCACAATGGGAGATTACCGTCAATCCCAACATGGCAGCATACTGCATAATTCTGTACATGGTGCCGGCATCCGTCACCGGTCGGCCGTCATCAGACAGGGCCACTGCCCCGGCTTCCTTTAAATCTGCCATTTCAGTCATCTCTTTGCCCTGCGACCCTTTGGTCAAGGCTCCGATGGGATATACCTGCACAGCGGCCTGGCGGGCTTTTTCTTTAATATAGCTGATTACTGCCCCATGATCTGCCACCGGGTTGGTATTGGGCATGCAAGCCACTGCGGTAAAGCCACCCATAGCTGCGGCCCGGGTGCCGCTAAGGATATCTTCTTTGTACTCGTAGCCGGGCTCCCGCAGGTGGACATGCATATCTAACAAACCGGGACAAACGTATTGCCGGCCGGCTTCAATAACCCGGGCGGCGGGATCTGTCAGGTCATCACCCATCTCTAATATGAAGCCGTTATCCACCAAAATATCAGCTGTGGTTAAGCTGTCAGCCACCGGGTCAACAACCGTGCCGCCCTTAATGAGCAAGCGCATGATATTCACCTCCTGTTAACAGGTATAATAACGCCATGCGAACTGCCACCCCGTTAGTAACCTGCTCATTTATGACCGACCGGCTGCCGTAGGCCACCTGTGGATCAATCTCCACGCCCCGGTTCATGGGGCCCGGATGCATGATTAAGGCATCCGGTGCGGTTAATTGCAGCCGCTTCTGGTTGATACCGAATAAACGGCTGTACTCTCGCAGGGTGGGAAATAAGCCTTGCTGTTGCCTTTCTAATTGGATGCGCAATACATTTACTACATCTACCCCCTCCAGGGCGGCTTCCACTTCTGTAAATACTTTAACTCCTAATTGTTCAAGTTCCGGCGGCAGCAAGGTGCTCGGCCCTGCTACCCTTACCTCCGCCCCCAGTTTGCTGAGTCCCCATATATTTGATCTGGCCACCCGGCTGTGCAGAATATCTCCTACGATGGCTACCTTCAGTCCTGCCAGGCTCCCCTTTTTTTCTCTGATGGTGAACAGGTCCAGCAGGGCCTGGGTTGGGTGCTCGTGGGTGCCGTCTCCGGCATTGATTACTGCCGCCGGTATGCATTTAGCCAGGTACTCAGCAGCACCGCTGGCCGGGTGGCGCATCACCACCACATCTACTCCCATGGCCGTCAGAGTAAGGCCGGTATCCCGCAGGCTTTCACCTTTGGCCACCGAGCTGCCGGAGGCGGCCAGTCCTATGGTGTCGGCGCTGAGAAACTTGGCTGCCAGCTCAAAGGAGGCTCTGGTGCGGGTACTGTTTTCATAAAACAGGGTTACCATACTGCGTCCCCGCAAAGTGGGTGTTTTTTTAATTTTGCGGCCGATTATCTCCTTCATAGGTACCGCAGTATCCAGAATCAGGTTTATTTCCTCCGGTGTCAGTTGTCTTAAGCCAAGCAGGTCCTTTCTTTGCCAAAACACACCCATCCCTCCTTTAAATTATTGGTTAGCAGTTACAGGTTACAAATAAAACAGCCCCAACCAGGTTGTAATACCTGGCTGAGGCCGGCAATAAGGCTATAAATTCAGCAATCTTTGCATTGCTGCCTGCATTCCCACCCGGGAATCACCTTGCCGGCCTCACTGGACCGCTTTTAAAGGTTTGTCAGGTAGAGTTATTCTGTTCCTTCTAAAATAACAACTCTTTCTTCGCCGTCAATCTCGGTTAACCGGACGGAAATCACCTCTTTACGAGAAGTGGGAACGTTTTTCCCCACATAATCTGCCCGGATAGGAATTTCCCGGTGTCCCCGGTCAATTAACACCGCCAGTTGCACCACTTCCGGCCGGCCCAGATCCATAATGGCATCCAGGGCAGCCCGCACCGTACGGCCTGTGTAAAGCACATCATCCACCAGCACCAGTTTTTTGCCGGTAACCGGAAAGTTCACTTCTGTTTGGTGAACCTGGGGCTGATTAGCCAGGGTAGTTAAATCATCCCTGTAGAGGGTAATATCTAAAATCCCCACCGGCACAGTGGTGCCTTCAATGTCACTGATAAATTTGGCCAGTCGCTGGGCCAGAGGAACTCCGCGGCGGCGTACACCGATTAAAGCTACGTTTTCTACCCCTTTGTTGCGTTCAATAATTTCATGGGCAATCCGCACCAGCGCCCGTCTCATTCCTTTGTCGTCCAGAATCTGCGCCTTTTCCTTGAGATCCCGCTCATTCATAAAATTAATGGACACCTCCAGCCAATAGGCATTAAAAACGCTTACCGTTACGGTAAGCACGCATAGTTTAACCTAAAATAAGGTTCTTTATGTTCCTTACCGGCCTCACTGGACCAAATTAAAGGTTTTGCTGGTATAAGTTTAGCACCCGCCGCCGCCCCTGTCAACCACCGGATGCCATTAAGAAATGTTTATACCGGACTGTCGACCCATCCGCTTGTGATGACCGCAGCAAATGCCTGCGCTGCACGGTACTGACAGATGCCTGAGCCTCATAAGCCCCGGCAAGATTGTCTCATCTGGGTTACGGTCGGCTGATACCGTAAAAAATAAGTGCCACCCCGGCCAGGATAATGCCCATTTTGCTTAATGAAACTTTACCGGCCAGCCCCACCAGGCCCAGGGTGGTCACCAACACCATCACCGTAGGACCCACCATAGCCAGTAAAGCATTAATTTTCAAAGCCGTTTCCACTCTGCCAAACTTTATCATCAGAAAAGCAGCCGTTAATTCCAAGCTGGCCGAACAACAACGCAGCAAGGCCATGGCTATGACAATTTTATCGGCAACATAAAACATAATTAACCTCCGCCGCTTGTCAGCATTACCTATTCTTAGATATGCCGCAGCAGAGGGGAAAATGCATAGCAATAAGTTTTCAGAGAAAGAATACATTTGCCCTTATTTTAAAGTTTATATAAAGGACGTGGTATGTTTGGCACAGGCAGCCGCAGCAGGAGATAAAAATAAACCGGTAAATAAATTTACCCTGGCCGCCCTGGCCGGGGTGCCACTGATTATGGTCTTGGGAAATTCCATGTTAATTCCGGTACTGCCGCAAATGGCCAAAACTCTCCGGGTATCTCAAATGCAGATCAGCCTGATCATAACCCTTTTTTCAGTTCCGGCTGGCCTGGTTATCCCTTTAGCCGGTTTTTTATCCGATCGTTTCGGGCGTAAAAAAGTAATTATTCCCAGCCTGTTTCTTTATGGGCTGGGCGGTTTAATCGCCGGGGGAGGCGCTGTTTTTTTAAAAGAACAGGCTTTTCCTTTAATTTTGGGGGGCAGGATTATTCAGGGCATCGGTGCGGCGGGCACCGCCCCCATCGCTATGGCCTTTTGCGGCGACCTTTGGCAGGGAAAAGAAAGGGCTAAATCTCTGGGGGTTATCGAGGCTGCCAACGGCATGGGTAAAGTGGCCAGCCCCATTTTGGGTTCTTTACTTGGCCTGATTGCCTGGTGGGCTGTCTTTTTCTTCTTCCCCCTGATTATTGCCGTGGTAATATTAGCCGTCTGGCTTCTCACCAAAGAACCTGACAGGCAACAAGAACCCAAAACAGTAAAGCAGTACCTTAACGCCATCCGAAAAATCTTTAAAAAGAAAGCGCCTTTACTGCTCAGCTGCTTTTTCGCCGGATCAGCCGCCTTGTTAATCCTGTTTGGCGTGTTATTTTATTTGTCAGATTATCTGGAAAAAAAATTTGGCATGGATGGCCTACTAAAAGGAGCTGCCTTGGCTGTGCCTGTCTTATTTATGAGCACCACCTCTTATATTACCGGAGCTTTAATTAAAAAGCATGTAGCCGTTATGAAGTGGCTGGTTGTTTCCGGTCTGGGCCTAATGGCAGCTTCCCTGCTGACGCTGCCCGTATTTAACAATATTTATGCTTTTTTCGGCGGCATCTCGCTGGCCGGCATCGGCACCGGTTTGGTATTGCCCTGTTTAAATACTTTGATTACAGGATCCACAGATAAAGATGAACGGGGGCTGGTCACTTCCCTGTACGGCGGCGTTCGTTTTCTTGGTGTTGCGGCAGGCCCCCCCTTGTTTGGCTGGCTGGTGGGCATCGGACAGCACATCATGTTTTGGGCTGCCGCCGGACTGGCAGCAACGGCGGGATTACTGGCCTTCTTTTTGATTAAGGTCAGAGCCATCCAGGCTTCCCAGCCGTCTAACAGCCCGGAAGATCAGCAAGTCTCAAAACAAATCATGGTCAAACCGGTAGCCAGGCCGGCTTATATTTATAACAGCCTGGCCGGTCGCCCCCATGAGCTGCTGGTAGCCCGTAAGCCTTTGCCGGAGATGCCAAGGGGAAATAAGGATGGACAGGTAAATAATGGCGATCTCTGAAACATGTGACCTCTGCTCTACTGTTGGCATAGATTAAACTCAGGTAAACCACTCCCAAAGATACGGGTATGTACAGGAGGTGCCAGAGGGATCTCGCTTAACCGTGAGCGAGCCCGGAAAGGAGTTGTGTTAGCCTGATGACCAAAAAAGGGACAGAAAAAATGTGGCAGGAACTGCTGCAATTTCCGATGGGAAAACGGACCGCTAAGCCACGCACCACCGGTATTACCATGATTATTGACAAAGGCCTTGGTTTGGGAGAAACCAGAGATTTGTTAAATTTGGCAGGTGATTATATTGATTTTTTAAAGTTGGGTTTTGGTACCGCCGCACTGTATTACAATGAGGTTCTGGAGGAAAAAATTCATCTGGTTACCTCCCACGGTGTGGACATCTACCCAGGTGGTACCTTTTTAGAAGTGGCGGTGCTCCAAGACAAGCTGCGGCAATACCTGGCAATGGCCCGAGATTTTGGCTTTACTGCGGTAGAAATTTCTGACGGCACCATTGATATGAGTTTGCAGCTGCGCGCCCAGGCCATCTCCACAGCCTGCGAAATGGGTTTTAAGGTACTTTCAGAGGTAGGTAAAAAAGACCCTGACAACGAATTTGAGATAAAAGATATTATCAGGTTAGTTAACCATGACCTGTCCTGCGGCGCCTGCCATGTTATAGTGGAGGGGCGGGAATCAGGCAAAGCTGTAGGACTGTACGACCGGGAAGGCAATCTCATTATGTCCGAACTGGAAGAATTAGTTTACAGCGTCCGGGACGCTTCTAAATTAATTTGGGAAGCGCCGCTTAAAGAACAGCAGCAGGAACTAATTATCCGTTTTGGCCCCAATGTCAACATGGGCAACATTAATCCCCATGAAGTTCTGGCCCTGGAAGCCTTGCGGGCTGGTCTCAGGGCGGATACATTAAAGGCGGTACTGCAGAGAACGTAAACATTTATTAAGCAGGGACTGCGCTGATTGGTGACCCTCTGCCTGAACCCTAAAATGCCGTTGCAGCACAGCCCCGGCCTGCCGGCCGGGGGTCTGCCCTTTGTGCTAGAACCGGACAGGTGTGCATATATTGTAATAAACTTGTCCGGAAAAGGAGCTAAGACAATGCACGGGGGCGAAATTTCCATGCTCATATTACTTCTCATCGGTCTGGCAGCCAGGTCTAATCTCATTTCCGTCTGTGCCTGTATTTTGCTAGTCCTGCAATTCAGCAAACTGGAAATACTGTTTCCTTATCTGGAAACCCACGGTTTAGAGGTGGGTTTGCTTTTTCTGCTTCTCTCAATCCTTATTCCCATCGCCACCGACAAAGTTACAACCGGCGAACTTCTATATAATATAACCTCTTTGCCCGGCCTGCTGGCTGTTTTGGCTGGCGTGCTGGCCACTCATTTAAACAGTGAGGGTTTAAAGTTGATGCAGATAAACCCAGGCATTATTTTTGGTCTTATTTTAGGGTCGGTGATCGGTATACTGTTCTTTAACGGTCAGCCGGTAGGCCCCTTAATGGCCGCCGGAGTGACCGCCCTTTTCGTCGAAGCGCTCAACTGGTTTCGCTAGTTTTCTTCAATACATTTTTATTTGCACCATTTGAACAATCTGCGCAATAAAATCACTTACCAGCGGCAAGTTAAGCAATAATAATTTTTGCAAAAAATACAGTACCGCCGCACCCAAAATTGTAAAACCCACCGCAATACCTAAGCCCCGGGCAATGCCTGAAATAAAGTTCACCCATAGCAAGCGCCTGGTATCCTCCAACAGTGCCACATACTCAGCCAGTTTCATTTTTTCCATATTCCTGGCCAGCGCATCTATCCTTTCCCGCAGCGCACACAATTGATGTTTAAGCTGTTCCACGCCAAACCCTCCCGGCTTTTAGTGTACCCCGGGACATTCTTTTTATCTGGTATTGGCTGAAGATCTTTACGGTGTAAAATTTTCCCTTAAATACTGCAGAACATCTGCAAACACCCGGGGCAGCGGGGCTGTAAATTCCAAGTAAGTGTCGCTGACCGGATGCCGGAAACCCAGCACCATGGCATGCAGCAGTTGACCGTCCAAGTTGAAATGAGGTTTGCTTGGCCCATATTTGGGGTCACCCACCAGCGGAAATCCCAGGTACGACATATGCACTCTGATTTGGTGAGTGCGCCCTGTTTCCAGGCGGCACTCAATTAAGGTGTAACGGCCAAACCGTTCCACCACCCGGTAATGAGTCACGGCCGGTTTGGAGTTGCGTTCAATAACCGCCATCTTTTGTCTGTCCCTGGGGTCACGGCCAATGGGCGCATTAACCGTTCCCTGTTCTTCTTTTAGGTTGTTATGGACAAGGGCAAGGTAGCGCCTGGTCACTGTGCGATCTTTCAACTGTTGAGCCAGCGCTTGATGAGCATTATCATTTTTGGCCACCATCAGAAGGCCGGAAGTATCCTTGTCTAATCTGTGGACGATACCGGGACGCATCACACCGTTGATGCCTGACAAGTCCTGACAATGGTACAGCAGGGCGTTTACCAGAGTGCCTGAAACAGTACCGTCAGCCGGGTGAACAACCATCCCCCTGGGTTTATTCACGACTATTAAGTGACTGTCTTCATAGTAAATGTCTAACGGAATGTTCTCAGGTTCCACCTTCAATTCCGCCGCCGGCGGGACAATCAGGCAAACTTTTTCACCGGCTTTTAATTTATGGTTGGCCTTAACCGGCCGGTCGTCTACTGTCACCATTGCTTCATCGATCAGTTTTTGTATATAAGACCGGCTGATATCCTGGCAAACACCCGCTAAAAAAACATCCAGGCGGGTTTTCGCATGTTCCGGTTTGATAACAAATACAAGGGGCTGCACAAATACACCTCATGCCAAAATTTTATCAACAGTTTGATAAACCTTGCCTTCGGCAACATTCGTAAACCTTTTTTCAAGAGCATTATAACATAAA from Desulforamulus hydrothermalis Lam5 = DSM 18033 encodes:
- the carA gene encoding glutamine-hydrolyzing carbamoyl-phosphate synthase small subunit; its protein translation is MQAYLALEDGTVYAGTGFGAGGEQWGEVVFNTGMTGYQEVLTDPSYCGQIVVMTYPLIGNYGINKDDFEAKSSFVRGFVVKEACYRPSNWRVSNKIDEFLARQGIIGIAGIDTRALTRRIRNYGTMRGVICTGAVDPRELVEKAKSCPPISGQELVPTVATKEIYTVPGSGPRIALLDFGAKANIIRCLNNRGCEVIVLPPTTAAADILALNPQGVMLSNGPGDPTDVPYAIQTVKQLIGQLPIFGICLGHQILGLAVGGKTYKLKFGHRGANHPVKDLVSGRVYITSQNHGFAVAAESLPPDVAVSHLNLNDNTVEGLCHKYLPVFSVQYHPEAAPGPMDSEYLFDRFLANITQQAAS
- a CDS encoding dihydroorotase, yielding MRLLIKGGTVVDPVADSLTTADILVDNGFILEMGDDLTDPAARVIEAGRQYVCPGLLDMHVHLREPGYEYKEDILSGTRAAAMGGFTAVACMPNTNPVADHGAVISYIKEKARQAAVQVYPIGALTKGSQGKEMTEMADLKEAGAVALSDDGRPVTDAGTMYRIMQYAAMLGLTVISHCEDVNLAADGQMHEGAVAAMLGLKGIPPAAEEVMVARDILLAEATGCRLHIAHLSTRGSVRLVREAKARGVRVTAEATPHHFTLTDEAVQGFNTNAKVNPPLRRQEDVAAVQEGLRDGTIDVIATDHAPHAYHEKDVEFAYAPNGMIGLETAVGLVFTRLVQPGVLTVPQAVAKLSWHPRQVLGLPGGRLLPGTEADITVIDPHCSEVVDPAKLQSKSKNTPFARWKLTGLPVLTMVKGRVVMQERQLLV
- a CDS encoding aspartate carbamoyltransferase catalytic subunit: MFWQRKDLLGLRQLTPEEINLILDTAVPMKEIIGRKIKKTPTLRGRSMVTLFYENSTRTRASFELAAKFLSADTIGLAASGSSVAKGESLRDTGLTLTAMGVDVVVMRHPASGAAEYLAKCIPAAVINAGDGTHEHPTQALLDLFTIREKKGSLAGLKVAIVGDILHSRVARSNIWGLSKLGAEVRVAGPSTLLPPELEQLGVKVFTEVEAALEGVDVVNVLRIQLERQQQGLFPTLREYSRLFGINQKRLQLTAPDALIMHPGPMNRGVEIDPQVAYGSRSVINEQVTNGVAVRMALLYLLTGGEYHALAH
- the pyrR gene encoding bifunctional pyr operon transcriptional regulator/uracil phosphoribosyltransferase PyrR, with the translated sequence MNERDLKEKAQILDDKGMRRALVRIAHEIIERNKGVENVALIGVRRRGVPLAQRLAKFISDIEGTTVPVGILDITLYRDDLTTLANQPQVHQTEVNFPVTGKKLVLVDDVLYTGRTVRAALDAIMDLGRPEVVQLAVLIDRGHREIPIRADYVGKNVPTSRKEVISVRLTEIDGEERVVILEGTE
- a CDS encoding YqhV family protein, with product MFYVADKIVIAMALLRCCSASLELTAAFLMIKFGRVETALKINALLAMVGPTVMVLVTTLGLVGLAGKVSLSKMGIILAGVALIFYGISRP
- a CDS encoding MFS transporter, producing the protein MAQAAAAGDKNKPVNKFTLAALAGVPLIMVLGNSMLIPVLPQMAKTLRVSQMQISLIITLFSVPAGLVIPLAGFLSDRFGRKKVIIPSLFLYGLGGLIAGGGAVFLKEQAFPLILGGRIIQGIGAAGTAPIAMAFCGDLWQGKERAKSLGVIEAANGMGKVASPILGSLLGLIAWWAVFFFFPLIIAVVILAVWLLTKEPDRQQEPKTVKQYLNAIRKIFKKKAPLLLSCFFAGSAALLILFGVLFYLSDYLEKKFGMDGLLKGAALAVPVLFMSTTSYITGALIKKHVAVMKWLVVSGLGLMAASLLTLPVFNNIYAFFGGISLAGIGTGLVLPCLNTLITGSTDKDERGLVTSLYGGVRFLGVAAGPPLFGWLVGIGQHIMFWAAAGLAATAGLLAFFLIKVRAIQASQPSNSPEDQQVSKQIMVKPVARPAYIYNSLAGRPHELLVARKPLPEMPRGNKDGQVNNGDL
- a CDS encoding phosphosulfolactate synthase, with amino-acid sequence MTKKGTEKMWQELLQFPMGKRTAKPRTTGITMIIDKGLGLGETRDLLNLAGDYIDFLKLGFGTAALYYNEVLEEKIHLVTSHGVDIYPGGTFLEVAVLQDKLRQYLAMARDFGFTAVEISDGTIDMSLQLRAQAISTACEMGFKVLSEVGKKDPDNEFEIKDIIRLVNHDLSCGACHVIVEGRESGKAVGLYDREGNLIMSELEELVYSVRDASKLIWEAPLKEQQQELIIRFGPNVNMGNINPHEVLALEALRAGLRADTLKAVLQRT
- a CDS encoding DUF441 domain-containing protein produces the protein MHGGEISMLILLLIGLAARSNLISVCACILLVLQFSKLEILFPYLETHGLEVGLLFLLLSILIPIATDKVTTGELLYNITSLPGLLAVLAGVLATHLNSEGLKLMQINPGIIFGLILGSVIGILFFNGQPVGPLMAAGVTALFVEALNWFR
- a CDS encoding DUF5665 domain-containing protein, whose product is MEQLKHQLCALRERIDALARNMEKMKLAEYVALLEDTRRLLWVNFISGIARGLGIAVGFTILGAAVLYFLQKLLLLNLPLVSDFIAQIVQMVQIKMY
- a CDS encoding RluA family pseudouridine synthase produces the protein MQPLVFVIKPEHAKTRLDVFLAGVCQDISRSYIQKLIDEAMVTVDDRPVKANHKLKAGEKVCLIVPPAAELKVEPENIPLDIYYEDSHLIVVNKPRGMVVHPADGTVSGTLVNALLYHCQDLSGINGVMRPGIVHRLDKDTSGLLMVAKNDNAHQALAQQLKDRTVTRRYLALVHNNLKEEQGTVNAPIGRDPRDRQKMAVIERNSKPAVTHYRVVERFGRYTLIECRLETGRTHQIRVHMSYLGFPLVGDPKYGPSKPHFNLDGQLLHAMVLGFRHPVSDTYLEFTAPLPRVFADVLQYLRENFTP